CGTTCGCGCCCATTTTTTAAAGTTTCAATATCTACTTTGGCCCGCACAGTAATCGTTCCATGACCCGTTTCATAAGCCTGGCGAATGCCCGATTTTCCCATAACGACACCACCAGTCGGAAAATCTGGCCCAGGAATGGCTTGCATTAATTCAGCAATTGTAATATCAGGATTTTTCATCAAGAGATGTATACCGTTAACAACTTCTCGCAAGTTATGCGGCGGAATATTAGTAGTCATCCCAACAGCAATACCTGTAGCACCATTAACTAATAAATTAGGAAAACGAGCCGGCAAAACTCGCGGTTCTTTTTCAGTGCCATCATAATTATCCATAAAATCAACGGTATCTTTATTGATATCGCGCAATATTTCAGTAGCTATTTTACTCATCTTAGCTTCTGTATAACGCATAGCAGCAGCATGATCGCCATCCACAGAACCAAAATTACCATGACCATCAACTAAGACATAACGATAACTAAATTTTTGTGCCATCCGCACCATAGATTCATAAATAGCTGAATCACCATGTGGATGAAATTTACCCATCACATCGCCAACAATCCGGGCGGATTTTTTATAAGGTTTATCTGGTGTTACCCCTAGTTCACTCATTCCATACAAAATTCGCCGATGTACTGGTTTTAAACCATCACGCACATCAGGCAAGGCCCGAGCCACAATTACACTCATGGCATAATCTAGAAACGAGCTGCGCATCGTTTTAGTTAAGTCTACCGTTTGAATCCGGCGATCATTAGTCTCACTCATTACTTATAACTCCTTTCTAGATTACAAATCCAATTCAGCATAACGGGCATTTTTTTCAATGAATTCACGTCTTGGAGCCACTTTATCACCCATCAACATTGAAAATACACGATCGGCATCAGCAGCATCATCACCAGTTACGCGATCTAATCTGCGGTTTTCTGGATTCATTGTTGTATCCCACAATTGCTCAGCATCCATTTCACCTAACCCTTTATACCGTTGAATGACAGGTTTTGGACTAGGCTGCAAGGTCACCATAACATCTTTAAGTTCTTCGTTAGAATCAATATAGCGAACCATTTTACCTTGACGGACTTGATATAGCGGTGGCTTAGCAATATATACATAGCCAGCATCTAAAATCGGTCGCATGTAACGATAAATTAAAGTTAACAAGAGTGTTCGAATATGGGCACCATCCACATCAGCATCAGTCATAATAATCAACTTATGATAACGTGCCTTGCTGACATCAAAATCTTCTCCAAAACCTGTTCCCATAGCCGTAAACAAAGTTCGGATTTCATCGTTTGCTAAGATGCGATCCATCGAAGCTTTTTCAACGTTTAAAATTTTACCGCGAATTGGTAGAATTGCTTGTGTTAAACGTGAACGTCCTTCTTTAGCAGAACCACCAGCAGAATCTCCCTCGACGATGAATAATTCGGAAATTTCTGGATCTTTACTCGAATTATCAGCCAATTTACCTGGTAAATTACTAATTTCTAAGCCTGACTTTTTCCGTGTTACTTCCCGTGCTCTTTTAGCTGCAACTCGAGCGCGAGAGGCTAACATCCCTTTTTCAACAATTTGGCGCGCTTCATTCGGATTTTCCAGCAAAAACTTATTAAAATGTTCCGAAAACATCCGATCGGTAACAGTTCGGGCATCAGAATTACCTAATTTAGTCTTTGTTTGTCCTTCAAATTGTGGATCTGGATGTTTAATGCTAACTACAGCAGTCATCCCTTCACGGACGTCATCACCAGAAAGTTTTTCGCTTTCTTTCAAAATATTATTACGATGTCCATAATCATTGATGACCCGAGTTAAAGCCGCCTTAAACCCGGCTTCATGCGTTCCACCTTCATAAGTATGGATATTATTGGCAAAAGTCATTAAATTAGAATGATAATCATCAGTATATTGAATGGCTACCTCAACCGTAATGCCATTTTGCATGCCTTCAACATAGATAGGTTCTGGAAAAATAACATCTTTGTTTTCATTTAAATATTCAACATAACTTTTGATACCACCAACATAATGAAATTCTAATTTTTCCGCTGAATCTTTACGCTTATCAGTAAAGGTTAATTTCAATCCCTTATTCAAAAAAGCTAATTCGCGAATGCGCGTTTCTAAAGTATGATCATCATAAACTGTTGTTTCTGTAAAAATATCTGGATCCGGCTTAAAATGAACTTTAGTTCCGTGTTTATTCTCATCAACGTCACCAATAACTTTCATTGGTGTTTTCACTTTACCGCGTTCAAAATCCATATAATAACGATGACCATT
The nucleotide sequence above comes from Bombilactobacillus bombi. Encoded proteins:
- the gyrB gene encoding DNA topoisomerase (ATP-hydrolyzing) subunit B; this translates as MSDQDLHVNEPDTAQNETLAQKAQEYDASQIQVLSGLEAVRKRPGMYIGSTSAQGLHHLVWEIIDNGIDEALAGFATEINIEVEPDNSVTVIDDGRGIPVDIQAKTGRPALETVFNVLHAGGKFGGGGYKVSGGLHGVGASVVNALSTNLDVEVHRNGHRYYMDFERGKVKTPMKVIGDVDENKHGTKVHFKPDPDIFTETTVYDDHTLETRIRELAFLNKGLKLTFTDKRKDSAEKLEFHYVGGIKSYVEYLNENKDVIFPEPIYVEGMQNGITVEVAIQYTDDYHSNLMTFANNIHTYEGGTHEAGFKAALTRVINDYGHRNNILKESEKLSGDDVREGMTAVVSIKHPDPQFEGQTKTKLGNSDARTVTDRMFSEHFNKFLLENPNEARQIVEKGMLASRARVAAKRAREVTRKKSGLEISNLPGKLADNSSKDPEISELFIVEGDSAGGSAKEGRSRLTQAILPIRGKILNVEKASMDRILANDEIRTLFTAMGTGFGEDFDVSKARYHKLIIMTDADVDGAHIRTLLLTLIYRYMRPILDAGYVYIAKPPLYQVRQGKMVRYIDSNEELKDVMVTLQPSPKPVIQRYKGLGEMDAEQLWDTTMNPENRRLDRVTGDDAADADRVFSMLMGDKVAPRREFIEKNARYAELDL